In one Drosophila albomicans strain 15112-1751.03 chromosome X, ASM965048v2, whole genome shotgun sequence genomic region, the following are encoded:
- the LOC117570199 gene encoding E3 ubiquitin-protein ligase KCMF1, which translates to MATWWNVTCDGCELINMIHHRYKCLRCDNYDLCSLCFENKVETDAHRNTHPFQCLLDREAREMYFVGERMPEMSADSFTCPFCGKMGHSARELVKHVQSQHRGDSTLVICPLCAAMPSPQTMRMSNLVNHVSLMHGTIRVAGGGIGGGIGIGGGGVADWAAGRASTGGFSFSTMAQHHHHNHHYQSHSYSHSHSRGHPRQHVYARAQASASPRYYPRVSPELDIVDLDELLSET; encoded by the coding sequence ATGGCAACGTGGTGGAATGTGACATGCGATGGCTGCGAATTGATCAACATGATTCACCATCGCTACAAGTGCTTGCGCTGCGACAACTACGATCTGTGTAGCCTGTGCTTCGAGAACAAGGTGGAGACCGATGCCCACCGCAACACACATCCATTTCAATGTCTGCTGGATCGCGAGGCGCGTGAAATGTACTTTGTTGGCGAGCGCATGCCCGAGATGAGTGCCGATAGCTTCACGTGCCCCTTTTGCGGCAAGATGGGACACTCGGCCCGGGAGCTGGTGAAGCATGTGCAGTCACAGCATCGCGGCGATAGCACTCTTGTCATCTGTCCACTCTGTGCCGCGATGCCATCGCCGCAAACGATGCGCATGAGCAATCTGGTCAATCACGTTTCACTCATGCATGGCACAATCAGAGTCGCTGGCGGTGGCATTGGCggtggcattggcattggcggTGGCGGTGTCGCTGACTGGGCTGCAGGCAGAGCGTCAACCGGTGGCTTTTCGTTCTCCACCATGgctcaacatcatcatcataatcacCATTATCAGTCACATTcatattcgcattcgcattcacgtGGCCATCCCCGTCAACATGTTTATGCTCGTGCTCAAGCTTCGGCTTCCCCACGCTACTATCCGCGTGTTTCTCCAGAGTTAGATATCGTGGATTTGGATGAATTATTATCCGAAACATAA